A window of the Mucilaginibacter sp. cycad4 genome harbors these coding sequences:
- a CDS encoding transketolase, translating to MKADLQTLEKTASQIRRDIVRMVHGCQSGHPGGSLGCTDFFTALYFSVMNHDPKFNMDAVGEDIFFLSNGHISPVFYSTLAHAGYFDKAELATFRKLNARLQGHPTTHEHLPGIRIASGSLGQGLSVAIGAALAKKLNGDKSLVFTLHGDGELQEGQIWEAAMFAPHNHVDNLISTIDVNGQQIDGPTKLVLSLGDLRAKWEAFGWDVLDMKGNDMADVVRVLEEAKSRTGQGKPIMILMHTEMGYGVDFMVGSHKWHGVAPNDEQLKLALDQLEETLGDY from the coding sequence ATGAAAGCAGACTTACAAACATTAGAAAAAACCGCGTCGCAGATTAGGCGCGACATTGTACGTATGGTACATGGCTGTCAATCAGGCCACCCCGGCGGCTCATTGGGCTGTACCGATTTCTTTACCGCATTGTACTTTTCGGTAATGAACCACGATCCTAAATTTAATATGGATGCAGTTGGCGAAGATATTTTCTTCCTGTCAAACGGCCATATTTCCCCCGTGTTTTACAGCACATTGGCACATGCCGGTTATTTTGATAAAGCCGAACTGGCAACTTTCCGTAAACTGAACGCGCGTTTACAAGGTCACCCAACCACGCATGAGCACCTTCCGGGCATCCGTATTGCTTCGGGTTCATTGGGCCAGGGCTTATCTGTAGCTATCGGCGCTGCATTGGCTAAAAAATTAAATGGTGATAAATCATTGGTGTTTACCCTGCATGGCGATGGCGAGCTCCAGGAAGGCCAGATTTGGGAAGCCGCGATGTTTGCGCCTCATAACCATGTTGATAACCTGATCTCGACTATAGATGTTAACGGTCAGCAAATTGATGGTCCAACTAAACTGGTACTTTCATTAGGCGATCTTCGCGCTAAATGGGAAGCTTTTGGCTGGGATGTATTGGATATGAAAGGTAATGATATGGCCGATGTGGTTAGGGTGCTTGAAGAAGCAAAAAGCCGCACTGGTCAGGGTAAACCGATCATGATCCTGATGCATACCGAAATGGGTTACGGTGTTGACTTTATGGTAGGCAGCCACAAATGGCACGGTGTTGCGCCAAATGATGAGCAGCTTAAACTGGCTTTAGA
- a CDS encoding T9SS type A sorting domain-containing protein, translated as MRRNFTYSYVYTYAWGVIIAMAVFMNFAFVADGHSLKSDTVYLRGKTKAAKTSYLKNGLHLSLPPLKPAVTSNVKVSVSRPDDKLLSDVQLYPNPVTDQINLKYSISRNTNVTIKIMDVLGNDISTLFSQRVESGDHNLNYPISNKLVRGFYFVRVVAGTESVIKRISVIN; from the coding sequence ATGAGGCGAAATTTTACATATTCTTATGTTTATACCTATGCATGGGGCGTGATAATTGCGATGGCAGTTTTCATGAACTTCGCCTTTGTTGCTGATGGGCATTCGCTAAAGTCTGATACCGTGTATCTTAGGGGAAAAACCAAGGCGGCCAAAACATCTTATTTAAAGAACGGCCTGCACCTTTCGCTTCCGCCGTTGAAGCCTGCTGTTACTTCAAACGTAAAAGTGAGCGTATCCCGGCCGGATGATAAACTGCTAAGTGATGTGCAATTATACCCCAACCCGGTTACCGACCAGATCAACCTGAAATATTCCATTTCGCGCAATACCAACGTAACCATTAAAATAATGGATGTGCTGGGTAACGATATTTCTACCCTGTTTTCGCAAAGGGTTGAATCCGGCGATCATAATCTCAATTACCCCATCAGTAATAAGCTGGTCCGCGGTTTTTACTTTGTAAGGGTAGTAGCCGGTACCGAATCCGTTATTAAAAGGATCTCGGTTATTAATTAA
- a CDS encoding M23 family metallopeptidase, whose product MIKKLLVTGAMCLALYSNIFAQNIIQSRAYPQNYFRYPLDLTPPTTAGSFGELRPSHFHSGLDFKTNQRTGYPVHAAAEGYISRVRVQFGGFGRAIYITHPNGYTTVYGHLQSFSPAVIELVKKYQYEHQTYEADFNLTPTQVPVKKDEVVAISGNAGASAGPHVHFEIRDTKTEETINAQLFGLTIPDKVPPTITAIGIYHLNGRPFSEKTPKEFLGVTGSAGNYHLIKPQTLELSGNIGFGINTTDMNSTSFNHNGVYSIELKLDGKTVYTFAVERFAFDQTHAINAYIDYPAFESSRRWMQKCFILPGSRISLYPQSVNNGIITFDDNAIHEVEYVVKDVAGNTSSLKLKVKSSPFANPQPVKPTGTMFYYDKQSEFSNDKVKVIIMPGNLYDDLDFQYSASAKPAGAYSAMHHIHNRLTPIHDSYEIRIRPDADLGKYTDKAVIVSSWGGCQGGYFKDGYVISQVSAFGDYYIKVDTVPPVIHPLNIKNGSNMKAARSINFRMSDNLSGIKSYTGTIDGKWVLMEHDYKTKILSYTFNSDIAPGKHVFKLALVDNKNNFSEFAADFYR is encoded by the coding sequence ATGATCAAAAAACTACTGGTTACAGGTGCAATGTGTTTGGCGCTTTACTCAAACATATTTGCTCAAAATATTATACAAAGCAGAGCATACCCGCAAAACTATTTCAGGTATCCGCTTGATCTTACCCCGCCCACTACAGCCGGCTCATTTGGCGAACTGAGACCTTCGCATTTCCACTCCGGGCTCGATTTTAAAACCAATCAGCGTACGGGCTATCCCGTACATGCGGCCGCCGAAGGTTACATATCAAGGGTACGTGTACAGTTTGGCGGTTTTGGAAGGGCTATCTATATCACCCATCCAAACGGATATACTACTGTCTATGGTCACTTGCAAAGTTTTAGTCCGGCAGTTATTGAGTTGGTAAAGAAATATCAATACGAGCACCAAACCTACGAGGCAGATTTTAATCTTACACCAACACAGGTACCGGTAAAAAAGGATGAGGTTGTAGCTATTTCCGGAAACGCCGGTGCATCAGCGGGACCGCATGTGCACTTTGAGATCAGGGATACTAAAACAGAGGAAACTATCAATGCGCAATTGTTTGGCTTAACCATCCCGGATAAAGTACCGCCTACCATCACTGCTATCGGTATTTACCATCTTAACGGAAGGCCTTTCAGCGAAAAAACACCGAAGGAGTTTTTAGGCGTTACCGGGTCGGCAGGTAATTATCACCTCATTAAACCACAAACGCTGGAACTAAGCGGTAATATCGGATTCGGGATTAATACCACCGATATGAACAGTACTTCGTTTAATCATAACGGTGTTTATTCCATCGAACTAAAACTGGATGGCAAAACCGTATATACCTTTGCGGTGGAGCGTTTCGCGTTCGATCAAACCCATGCTATTAATGCTTATATCGATTACCCCGCCTTCGAATCATCGCGCAGGTGGATGCAAAAATGTTTTATCCTGCCCGGCAGCCGCATTTCGCTATACCCACAATCGGTAAACAATGGCATCATCACGTTTGATGACAATGCCATACATGAGGTTGAATACGTGGTAAAGGATGTTGCCGGTAATACCTCATCGTTGAAATTAAAAGTAAAGTCATCACCATTTGCCAATCCGCAGCCTGTAAAACCTACCGGTACTATGTTTTACTATGATAAGCAGAGCGAGTTTAGCAACGATAAGGTTAAGGTGATTATTATGCCGGGTAACTTGTATGATGACCTTGATTTCCAATATTCAGCATCAGCCAAACCTGCGGGCGCTTATTCGGCCATGCACCATATCCATAACCGGTTAACACCCATTCATGATAGCTATGAAATCCGGATCAGGCCCGATGCCGACCTGGGCAAGTATACCGATAAGGCGGTAATTGTGAGTTCATGGGGTGGCTGCCAGGGCGGTTACTTTAAAGATGGTTATGTGATATCGCAGGTGAGCGCCTTTGGCGATTATTATATCAAGGTAGATACTGTACCGCCCGTTATTCACCCGCTCAATATCAAAAACGGGAGCAATATGAAGGCTGCTCGCAGTATTAATTTCAGAATGAGCGATAATTTATCAGGAATTAAGAGCTATACCGGCACTATTGATGGTAAATGGGTACTAATGGAGCATGATTATAAAACTAAAATATTAAGTTACACCTTTAATAGCGATATTGCACCCGGTAAACACGTGTTTAAGTTGGCATTAGTTGATAACAAGAATAATTTTTCGGAATTTGCCGCCGATTTTTACAGATAA
- a CDS encoding fumarylacetoacetate hydrolase family protein, whose product MKIIAIGRNYAEHAKELNNPVPTTPVIFMKPDTALLKENKPFYHPDFSEDVHHEIELVLKISKEGKHIGEKFAASYYEEIGLGIDFTARDVQARHKEKGLPWELAKAFDGSAPISNFVPKTKFESVYDINFKLDINGETRQQGNTRDLLFSFESIIAFVSKYITLKKGDLIFTGTPPGVSKVKIGDRLEGYLEDEKMLDFYVK is encoded by the coding sequence ATGAAAATTATTGCCATTGGCCGCAACTACGCCGAACACGCCAAAGAACTCAATAACCCGGTACCCACAACACCGGTTATCTTCATGAAGCCCGACACGGCTTTATTAAAAGAGAACAAGCCTTTTTACCATCCGGACTTTTCGGAAGATGTTCACCACGAAATAGAATTGGTTTTGAAGATCAGTAAGGAAGGCAAACACATCGGCGAAAAATTTGCCGCCAGTTACTACGAAGAAATTGGCTTAGGTATCGACTTTACTGCCCGCGACGTTCAGGCACGCCATAAAGAAAAAGGCCTGCCATGGGAATTGGCCAAAGCATTTGATGGCTCGGCACCCATCAGCAATTTTGTGCCTAAGACAAAGTTTGAATCCGTTTATGATATCAACTTTAAGCTGGATATCAACGGCGAAACCCGCCAGCAGGGCAACACCCGCGACCTGCTTTTCTCGTTCGAGAGCATTATCGCCTTTGTTTCAAAATACATCACCCTTAAAAAGGGCGATCTAATATTTACCGGCACCCCACCAGGTGTATCAAAAGTAAAAATCGGCGACAGACTTGAGGGATATCTCGAAGATGAGAAAATGCTCGATTTTTACGTTAAATAA
- the bcp gene encoding thioredoxin-dependent thiol peroxidase: MTTLKEGDKAPAFTAKDQNGKEVSLADYKGKNVILYFYPKDDTPGCTAESCDFRDNYQSLLSKGFEVIGVSTDDEKSHKKFETKYSLPFTLIADNELKIVETYGVWVEKNMYGKKYMGTARTTFIIDAEGVITHVIGKVDTQNSSQQVLDLVK, from the coding sequence ATGACAACACTAAAAGAAGGCGATAAAGCCCCTGCTTTTACCGCTAAAGACCAAAACGGTAAAGAAGTATCCCTTGCCGATTATAAAGGCAAAAATGTGATCCTTTACTTTTACCCCAAAGATGATACCCCCGGCTGTACTGCCGAATCATGCGATTTCAGGGATAACTATCAATCGCTTTTAAGCAAAGGTTTTGAGGTGATAGGGGTAAGTACCGATGATGAAAAATCACACAAAAAATTTGAAACCAAATACAGCCTGCCATTTACCCTGATAGCGGATAATGAGCTTAAAATTGTTGAAACTTACGGCGTATGGGTTGAAAAGAACATGTATGGCAAAAAATATATGGGTACAGCCCGTACCACATTTATTATTGATGCAGAAGGGGTTATTACGCACGTGATAGGTAAGGTGGATACCCAAAATTCATCTCAGCAAGTGCTCGATCTTGTAAAATAA